CAAGCCCTATTATTATTACATCTCAACATCAACTCTGTCATACCATGAATTTTTATTCCACTATAGaatgaaatcagatggtattaaataaaaaaatacagctgTAAAAATCTCAAGTCTCTCTTAGTGCTTTTTCTGTTAATGTTAACAACACCAATTAAACACTTTTATAAACTAGATCTCAAAACAAAagtatagaatttttttattcaagCACCACTTAATCTAGGACTGTTCCAATAAACTAGATATCAACACTTTTTAAAGACAAACgataaaaagtgtgtgtgtgtgtgtgtgtgtgtgtgtaagagagagagtgcaagcatgtgAGAAGTAACTGAACATTTCACAGCAACATTCTCTCCATGTACTACAATTCATAATATGTAAGTATACATtaataacttgaaaaaattatcataaaaaacCCTAAGAGCTAAATCAAAGGTACTTCTATGCTGAAAATGCAGAAGTGTGAAACTATTTAgattgacaaaaatattttaactttcttgTCATGTTCCcactttttaagaatatataacaGGCAATAACTGGAGAGTAATttagacatttaataaaaaggAGGAACAGTtactttaatctttctttttaacagagaAATTATGATGAATGCCTGAGAAACTTTccataaagaaatttttaaagctaGACACATATACTTTATTTATCAATGGGAGATTACCAAATGAGTGTATATGGATTTTAAGCCTGGGAAgcttaatatttacaaatattaagtcATGAATTTAACTTAAGATGCATCTCTATCACTTATTGCTACAAAATCATATAGGACCATAAACTATGTATTTATGCTAGATTATACTATATAACAATATGCTGTTTTCTGTAACATGGAAATACTTCAGAGATATCACTTCAGGTATGTtgctttcataaaaatattagtttattactatgatatttatcttcatttcttcagTCATTTATTCAAAAATCTGACCTAGTATGTATTGCTTCTCAAACCAtcaaatttatacttttaaaagatgtaaatgaTTGGACTTCAACCAGATATCAAGCACATATCAACAAAAAGTTGACATATTTAACTTAGCTTTGGAATGTTTACAATGgatttctaaataaatttaaaaagcaactttgtttcttttaaatttatacacCTAACCCTTATATCTACTGGCTTCTATGCGGAGTGGAGGAATAACCATtgctatttataaaatatttcatttgaaaataaaagattagaaagAGTTTCCTGGTCTAAATAGAATGGCAAACTATTAACAAGTACAGGAAGGAAAAAACTGAGTTTCTAAATCAGAACACTCAGCCTATTTTCAGTTTAGCTCACAGCAGCTATGTTTTGCTGGTACAGTGAACAGCCTTGGTCTTTATTGTAGCaatgtgaaattaaaattcatgtaaataaactctaataaatagcaaaatagatTCTATGTTTTTAAACCTCCATACttaaaaaagaatcacttttCCGTATCTCACAGgatgattaaacatttttttttacatttgagaaCCATAACTTCTAAAAGTACTACATAATTTCGGATACTAAAAATTATCAAAAGCTGGCGCCTTTAGTATTATACTTTAGAAATTTGTTCAAATTCCCACCCACTTGCTCCTCCTAGTGGCTTTTACTAGAATAGTACTTTCATTCATATATGTTTAACACTTTCAATCAATATTTTCAAAGTACTTCATACACCTGATACGTGAGTTTTACTATAATTATTCAATTATATGAAGGCTTCCATGTAACTACCATTATTTTCCCAAAATAATTAAGTTTCATGTCAAAGTTAAACAAATTTGGCATTAAGCACGAATCTCTTAATATCACAGGCTAAACAAAcacataggtatgtatgtacagaattttaaataaacaaaatccttctaaattaaaattttaaattggctagtttcttttgcttaaagaaataattttcataagaaaaagttgaagaaattgaaattattaATCCCCTTCTTGAGAAgggttttctctttaaaaatagaattcaagcTACAGCCCCTTACCCACCTCTACCTCCACTCCTTGATCtagaaaaactaagaacaaactgaaaaCCATGAAAAATCTGTGCTGTGAACCGAAAAACCTTGCTAAAAGATAACACCAGCAGTTTTtaatatggagaataatgaacCTCCCATACTGACATCTTAAAATCTAGGGCTTTAATGCTTCGGATTCCAcgtctctctctcaatctctctctctctctgcccctctcctgcttaagctctctcgctcgctctctctctctctctctctctcttctctctctctcaaaaacaaataaacattaaaataataataatagtagtgaAAAATAATCTAGGGCTTTAATGAGTGTCACACCACCAGAAGTCCTAAAAATGTAACAAATTCTCTACACACAAATGTAGAACACAGCAAAACTcaagaatcttttaaaatgcattttgtaaaattcaaaattttaaacagcTGGATATGATAGTACCTAGTGCCTGTATTTTGTAACAAACCTGAAAGGATTGTTCAAAGTAGTTCTTTGTTTAATTCTAACATGGAGACTCAACTGAGATATGTGAGAGTGTTCTGCCAAGGCCAAAGATAATTAAAGATAATTagttactatattttaaaactcagtcTTAAGTCTAAGTAAGGATTATGATCTCCTGAATACCTCATCTTTGAAGTGGAAGGTTAAAATTAGAAAGagtatttgaaaatgttcatCATTTATTAGTCTTAAAATCCTGTACTGAAGTTACTGGACCCTGAAAATTAATTTTGACAGGTGCATCTTCTCATTGACTTTCTCAACACAGTAGGGGCCAATGGAAACATGCCAAGCAGTGTACTGTGACTAACAGAACTCTGCCATAATCAACCTTGCACCGTCTGTCCCACAACTGATACATGACCGTTTTACAAAAAAGGCCGCTGACTGTGCACCATACCACCAATGGTATGTCAAATCAATTTTAATTAATGCCAATAAATTTTCCATCTGCTCTCAGGCCTTCTTATGTGGCCTCTCTCAGGAATCTAGGAACATTGTTCTCTTCTACATGCATACAACTTTTAAATCTTTAACTCAGGTCAAAAGCACAAATGACCAGAACTACTCAGACAACGAAATAAGTGGAAGAAAATTAATCCATCACTTTTCTCTTTAAAGTGCTCATCCTATTCCCAGTGATTGTATGTTACCAAGGATAAACAAACTATAAATTTCATCCCTGGGTTATCATATTTTCACAACTTAAAAACTCCTATTTGCCCTAATATTATTAACATCCAAAGTCTCTTTTCAGGCAGTTCtataatattttgcattttttaaatttttatgcttCATCTTTATAGAATGACTGCATGGGAGACAACGTGACCGAATTAAAAAATGATTACCAAAGAAAAGTATTGATTCAGgagaaggaaacattttcagCCTCCAGTATCTCATATCCCATTACTGGATATTTACAACATGCTTCAGTGGAGGAGAAGACACTGCTGCTTTGCAAAGATGAGCTGGAATGCCAAGAGGTCTCTGTTCCGTACCCATCTTATTGGTGTACTTTctctagtgtttatttttgctatgtttttgtttttcaatcatCATGACTGGCTGCCAGGCAGAGCTGGATTTAAAGAAAACCCTGTAACATACACTTTCCGAGGATTTCGTTCTACAAAAAGTGAGACAAACCACAGCTCCCTCCGGAACATTTGGAAAGAAACAGTCCCTCAAACTCTGAGGCCTCAAACAGCAACTAACTCCAATAACACAGACCTGTCGCCACAGGGAGTTACAGGGCTAGAGAATACACTTAGTGCCAATGGAAGTATTTACAATGAAAAAGGTATCGGACATCCGAATTCATaccatttcaaatatattatcaaTGAACCTGAAAAATGCCAAGAGAAGAGCCCTTTTTTAATACTGCTAATAGCTGCAGAACCTGGACAAATAGAAGCTAGAAGAGCTATTCGGCAAACTTGGGGCAATGAAAGTCTAGCACCTGGTATCCAAATCACAAGAATTTTTTTGCTGGGCGTAAGTATTAAGTTAAATGGCTACCTTCAACGTGCAATACTGGAAGAAAGCAGACAATATCATGATATAGTCCAACAGGAATATTTAGATACATACTACAATTTGACAATTAAAACACTAATGGGCATGAACTGGGTTGCAACGTACTGTCCACATATTCCATATGTTATGAAAACTGACAGTGACATGTTTGTCAACACTGAATATTTAATACATAAGTTACTGAAGCCAGACCTGCCTCCCAGACATAACTACTTCACTGGTTACCTAATGAGAGGATACGCACCCAATCGAAACAAAGAGAGCAAGTGGTACATGCCACCAGACCTCTACCCAAGTGAACGCTACCCTGTCTTCTGTTCTGGGACTGGTTATGTTTTTTCTGGAGATCTGGCAGAGAAGatctttaaagtttctttaagTATCCGTCGTTTGCACTTGGAAGATGTATACGTAGGGATCTGTCTTGCCAAGTTGAGAATTGATCCTGTGCCCCCTCCCAACGAGTTTGTGTTCAATCACTGGCGAGTTTCTTATTCAAGCTGTAAATACAGCCACCTAATTACCTCTCATCAGTTCCAGCCTAGTGAACTGATAAAATACTGGAACCATTTACAACAAAATAAGCACAACGCTTGTGCCAACGCAGCAAAAGAAAAGGCAGGCAGGTATCGCCATCGTAAATTACACtagaaaagacaattttttttttcaaatgtgcaaTCTGTAAAATATTGCTAAAAGCATGTATAGTTAAAACTGATTACATCCATAGGACAAGTTTTAGTTAAAATTCATCACATacagaaattcaaaaaatatttttttaatttctgaaagtaattcttaaaaatacCATTATATAACAAAAAAGGTATCccaaaagaaactattaaaaaaaaactgtatgagGGGATTCTGTGTATTAACATGCAATAAAAAGCATGCACACATCAATGGTTCAAGGCTTACGTTAAGGGCCAATAAgatgtatttgcatatattttccacataaattttaatttaagaaatggaGACAGTCAAAAGACCCTTCTCATTTTAGatacagtttttcattttaacatataattaaatgtaaataaaacattattgtcAATCTTAAGGAAAATTTGTAATTGTGCAAAGGACAAATTTTCTGACCTGACTATTCTAGGGTTCTAAAACTATATTCCATGCAATAAGATTTAGTTGAATTACTCCATAAACACATTTATAAAGTTCAGATGTTTCATCAATGCAATTTTCATTTAAGTATTTACCTTTTAATAACAATTGAgatactcattttcttttattaatacatatattgggggaaaattattttgacatgtgataaaatgtgaaaaatcaatGTGTCTCAGGCTCaagtttttataaga
This genomic interval from Prionailurus viverrinus isolate Anna chromosome F1, UM_Priviv_1.0, whole genome shotgun sequence contains the following:
- the B3GALT2 gene encoding beta-1,3-galactosyltransferase 2, whose amino-acid sequence is MLQWRRRHCCFAKMSWNAKRSLFRTHLIGVLSLVFIFAMFLFFNHHDWLPGRAGFKENPVTYTFRGFRSTKSETNHSSLRNIWKETVPQTLRPQTATNSNNTDLSPQGVTGLENTLSANGSIYNEKGIGHPNSYHFKYIINEPEKCQEKSPFLILLIAAEPGQIEARRAIRQTWGNESLAPGIQITRIFLLGVSIKLNGYLQRAILEESRQYHDIVQQEYLDTYYNLTIKTLMGMNWVATYCPHIPYVMKTDSDMFVNTEYLIHKLLKPDLPPRHNYFTGYLMRGYAPNRNKESKWYMPPDLYPSERYPVFCSGTGYVFSGDLAEKIFKVSLSIRRLHLEDVYVGICLAKLRIDPVPPPNEFVFNHWRVSYSSCKYSHLITSHQFQPSELIKYWNHLQQNKHNACANAAKEKAGRYRHRKLH